A part of Planctomycetia bacterium genomic DNA contains:
- a CDS encoding ribosomal protein L7/L12, with product MASCPICNHVNPAGTARCEKCDSWLAQAADVGLKPQVRPETASANTTGSASPLTPQFADELLAILQAGRKIEAIALFRERTGLGLRESKAAVEALEAGRPLPNSEAAAGVDEGKVVALLRENQFISAIKEYRTATGLGLKEAKDAVEGIARKHGIVPKQQGCLGALLLLSTAIPLTMWCVAQFAAAGR from the coding sequence ATGGCTTCCTGCCCGATCTGCAATCATGTGAATCCGGCCGGCACGGCGCGGTGCGAGAAGTGCGACTCGTGGCTCGCGCAGGCTGCCGACGTCGGGCTCAAGCCGCAGGTGCGACCCGAGACGGCGAGCGCGAACACCACCGGTTCTGCGTCGCCGCTCACTCCGCAGTTTGCCGACGAACTACTCGCAATCCTCCAGGCGGGACGAAAGATCGAAGCGATCGCATTGTTTCGCGAGCGAACCGGGCTCGGCTTGCGCGAAAGCAAAGCGGCCGTCGAAGCGCTCGAAGCTGGAAGGCCGTTGCCGAACAGCGAAGCTGCTGCCGGAGTCGACGAAGGGAAAGTCGTCGCACTGTTGCGCGAGAATCAATTCATCAGCGCCATCAAAGAATATCGCACGGCGACCGGCCTGGGCTTGAAAGAGGCGAAGGACGCGGTCGAGGGGATCGCTCGCAAACACGGCATCGTCCCTAAACAGCAGGGATGTCTCGGCGCGCTGCTTCTCCTCTCGACTGCGATTCCACTGACCATGTGGTGCGTTGCGCAATTCGCGGCGGCAGGCCGATAG
- a CDS encoding undecaprenyl-phosphate glucose phosphotransferase encodes MQSRRITQHISLLGIVLRMTDVAGIALGLYAAAACVDVEPAHAGAIAAVAAIAVFHLLSEVTGLYRSWHGVSADRELLCATLTWSLAVPVLFVLGFAFDTLAPLTTELSHRGILLWAGLAPLAIVGLRCGFRMYQRRQRAKGRNVRGLAIVGCTEIGFQLARNIERAPWSGLRTVGFFDDRPEERRQSLPNDVAACVGNIEELVRQAADGRVHMIYITLPLRAENRIKSVLQRLADTTASVYLVPDFYVYELLHSRWINVGGLPAVSIFENPFYGVDGMVKRVLDVTVGTLMLVGAAIPMLCVAAAVKLSSRGPVFFKQKRYGLDGRPIDVWKFRSMTVCENGAEVTQAKKNDMRVTRVGAFIRKTSLDELPQLFNVLEGTMSLVGPRPHANAHNEHFRKQIQGYMLRHKVKPGITGLAQVSGWRGETDTLDKMQKRVECDHQYIRDWSPWLDIKILFRTVFTVLSKQNAY; translated from the coding sequence ATGCAAAGCCGTCGGATCACGCAGCACATTTCGCTGCTCGGCATCGTTCTCCGAATGACCGATGTGGCAGGCATTGCGCTCGGCTTGTACGCCGCTGCGGCATGCGTCGATGTAGAGCCCGCGCATGCCGGCGCCATAGCCGCCGTGGCGGCGATCGCCGTGTTTCATTTGCTCAGCGAAGTGACCGGGCTCTATCGAAGTTGGCACGGGGTCTCGGCCGATCGCGAACTGCTGTGCGCAACCCTGACTTGGTCCCTGGCGGTACCGGTCCTGTTCGTGCTCGGCTTTGCGTTCGATACGCTTGCACCGCTTACTACCGAGCTTTCGCATCGTGGGATTCTGCTTTGGGCCGGGCTCGCGCCGCTTGCGATCGTCGGGCTGCGCTGTGGCTTTCGGATGTACCAACGTCGACAACGGGCCAAGGGGCGCAACGTCCGGGGGCTCGCGATCGTCGGCTGCACGGAGATCGGCTTTCAACTCGCGCGCAACATCGAACGAGCGCCGTGGAGCGGTCTGCGCACGGTCGGCTTCTTCGACGACCGGCCCGAGGAACGTCGTCAATCGCTGCCGAACGACGTGGCGGCCTGTGTCGGCAACATCGAAGAACTCGTGCGCCAAGCGGCCGACGGCCGAGTGCATATGATCTACATCACGCTGCCGCTCAGGGCCGAAAACCGGATCAAGAGCGTGTTGCAGCGGCTGGCCGACACGACGGCGTCGGTCTATCTCGTGCCGGATTTCTACGTGTACGAGTTGCTCCATTCGCGATGGATCAACGTCGGTGGGCTGCCGGCGGTGAGCATCTTCGAGAACCCGTTCTACGGCGTCGACGGCATGGTGAAGCGCGTGCTCGACGTCACGGTCGGTACGCTGATGCTCGTCGGTGCGGCGATTCCGATGCTGTGCGTCGCGGCGGCCGTGAAGCTCTCCTCGCGCGGGCCGGTCTTCTTCAAGCAGAAGCGCTACGGTCTCGACGGCCGACCGATCGACGTTTGGAAGTTTCGCTCGATGACGGTTTGCGAAAACGGGGCGGAAGTGACGCAAGCCAAGAAAAACGACATGCGCGTGACCAGGGTCGGTGCGTTCATTCGCAAGACCTCGCTGGACGAGCTACCGCAGTTGTTCAACGTGCTGGAAGGGACGATGTCGCTCGTCGGTCCTCGGCCGCATGCCAACGCACACAACGAACACTTCCGCAAGCAGATCCAAGGTTACATGCTGCGCCATAAAGTGAAGCCGGGCATCACGGGCTTAGCTCAAGTAAGCGGCTGGCGCGGCGAGACCGACACGCTCGACAAGATGCAAAAGCGCGTCGAATGCGACCATCAGTACATCCGCGACTGGTCGCCGTGGCTCGACATTAAGATTTTGTTCCGCACCGTGTTTACGGTGCTTTCGAAGCAGAATGCGTATTGA
- a CDS encoding VOC family protein, translating into MTIRYAHTNLIADDWRGLADFYVEVFDCVPISSERDHHGPLTDQLTGMPGARIQGRHLRLPGHGDLGPTLEVFSYAQNAAHPPTELHRPGFQHLAFEVDDVEQKRTEILARGGREVGQLVTLDIAGAGLLTLVYLTDPEGNILELQKWHK; encoded by the coding sequence ATGACTATTCGTTACGCCCATACCAACCTCATTGCCGACGACTGGCGAGGCTTGGCGGACTTTTACGTCGAAGTCTTCGACTGCGTTCCCATCAGCTCCGAGCGCGATCACCATGGGCCTCTGACGGACCAACTGACAGGCATGCCCGGCGCGAGGATCCAAGGTCGCCATCTTCGTCTTCCAGGACACGGCGACCTGGGGCCGACGCTCGAGGTGTTCAGCTATGCCCAGAACGCCGCGCACCCGCCGACCGAGCTCCACCGGCCGGGCTTCCAACACTTAGCGTTCGAGGTCGACGACGTGGAACAAAAGCGAACCGAGATCCTTGCCCGCGGCGGACGCGAAGTCGGCCAACTCGTGACGCTCGATATCGCCGGCGCGGGCTTGCTCACGCTCGTCTATCTGACCGATCCCGAAGGGAACATTCTCGAACTTCAAAAGTGGCATAAGTAG
- a CDS encoding PQQ-like beta-propeller repeat protein — translation MLISAVMTNWGELSVPAHRFIAFDKKTGQVVWFNGTSLRPDDTTYSTPTMGVINGQASMVFGSGDGRVWGFQPRTGKPVWNYQMSLRGLNVSPLISGDTVYFGQSEENPDDSSMGAVAALNVADAKGDVTKTAALWRNKKQMVGKSSPVVVGDRVYAFDDGNICYVLDAKTGESIGKPLRLIGSIMRASPLYADGKIYACTTSAYHCIEPTKTGAKITQKLRFPNGEEIHGSMIASHGRLYLPTINAMYCIGLKDAVPAATERPALPKEAELTDKTPAVVQVVPAESLIKPGDKIAYKVRLFNARGQLLEEPKDVKFSITSGGEIDGSGNFTAASEPKHTAAYVTAEVGGLKGTARLRVIPPLPWKFNFDEITVDTPNPVSGVLEGEPPATWIGVRYRHKIRAVDGNNAMVKVTTIPKGTRSQSWMGRTDFHDYTIQAEVRGATKNGKLPDAGLIAQRYTLDLMGNAQQLQIRSWTALLEHRFAVSAPFAWKPNTTYVLKFRAETSGEKAILKGKAWKKGDAEPAEWTITGTDEVGNLNGSPGLFGNANDAEITYDEITVTPNE, via the coding sequence GTGCTTATCAGCGCCGTGATGACGAACTGGGGCGAGCTTTCGGTTCCCGCGCATCGCTTCATCGCCTTCGACAAGAAGACGGGTCAAGTCGTTTGGTTCAACGGCACGTCGCTGCGTCCCGACGACACGACCTATAGCACGCCGACGATGGGGGTCATCAACGGCCAAGCCTCGATGGTGTTCGGTTCCGGCGATGGTCGGGTTTGGGGTTTCCAACCGCGCACCGGTAAGCCGGTGTGGAACTATCAAATGTCGCTGCGAGGTTTGAACGTTTCGCCGCTGATCTCCGGCGACACCGTCTATTTCGGCCAAAGCGAAGAAAACCCCGACGACAGCAGCATGGGTGCCGTGGCGGCGCTCAACGTGGCCGACGCCAAAGGAGACGTGACGAAGACCGCCGCTCTCTGGCGCAATAAAAAGCAAATGGTCGGCAAGAGCTCGCCGGTCGTGGTCGGTGATCGGGTTTATGCGTTCGACGACGGCAACATCTGCTATGTGCTCGACGCGAAGACCGGCGAATCGATCGGCAAACCGCTCCGCCTGATCGGCTCGATCATGCGTGCGAGCCCCCTCTATGCCGACGGTAAGATTTACGCCTGCACGACAAGCGCGTATCACTGCATCGAGCCGACGAAGACCGGTGCGAAGATCACGCAAAAACTCCGGTTCCCGAACGGCGAAGAGATTCACGGGTCGATGATCGCCTCGCACGGCCGGCTCTATCTGCCGACGATCAACGCCATGTACTGCATCGGGTTGAAAGATGCCGTACCGGCCGCAACCGAGCGTCCGGCGTTGCCGAAAGAAGCCGAACTCACCGACAAGACCCCGGCGGTGGTGCAGGTCGTGCCGGCCGAATCGCTCATCAAGCCGGGCGATAAGATCGCTTACAAAGTTCGCTTGTTCAACGCGCGCGGCCAGTTGCTGGAAGAACCGAAAGACGTGAAGTTCAGCATCACCTCCGGCGGCGAGATCGACGGCTCGGGCAACTTCACCGCGGCGAGCGAACCGAAACATACGGCAGCTTACGTGACCGCCGAAGTCGGTGGCTTGAAAGGAACGGCAAGGTTGCGCGTCATCCCGCCGTTGCCGTGGAAATTTAATTTCGACGAGATCACGGTCGACACGCCGAATCCGGTGTCGGGCGTCTTGGAAGGAGAGCCGCCGGCCACGTGGATCGGCGTCCGCTATCGCCACAAGATCCGCGCAGTCGACGGCAACAACGCGATGGTCAAGGTGACGACGATTCCGAAAGGAACGCGCAGCCAAAGTTGGATGGGCCGCACCGACTTCCACGACTACACGATCCAAGCCGAAGTGCGCGGAGCTACGAAGAACGGCAAGCTGCCGGATGCCGGGCTCATCGCGCAGCGCTATACGCTCGACTTGATGGGCAACGCGCAACAATTGCAGATCCGTTCTTGGACGGCCCTCCTCGAACATCGCTTCGCCGTGAGCGCGCCGTTTGCTTGGAAGCCGAATACGACTTACGTGTTGAAGTTCCGCGCAGAGACTTCCGGCGAGAAGGCGATCTTGAAAGGGAAAGCCTGGAAGAAGGGAGATGCCGAGCCGGCCGAATGGACGATCACCGGCACCGACGAAGTCGGCAATCTCAACGGAAGTCCCGGCCTTTTCGGCAACGCGAACGATGCCGAAATCACCTACGACGAAATCACCGTGACGCCGAACGAGTAA
- a CDS encoding PQQ-like beta-propeller repeat protein — protein MKNDDPKLDKLEPMLVELKAGKVAEGLRKQFSALGIELPADVAVAAGKRPSSFVAKYKDGALERVIQMQMEGPKLGVYKVLNVSDKDEADVIWQLDMMNELGVSQHNMCSCSVTDAGDFLFVCTSNGVDEGHINLPAPNAPSFIALDKKTGKLLWKDSSPGLNILHGQWSSPAYAVIDGTPQIIFAGGDGWLYSFKGDAGKDGKPELLWSFDANPKTSKYILGGRGTRNEIIATPVIYNDLVYLAVGQDPEHGEGIGHLWCIDPKKRGDISGELAFSLKDPKTPIPHRRLQAVDEAAGEVARPNPNSGVVWHYSQFDKDGNKKVAWEEEMHRTCGTVVIKDDLLYIADFSGLFHCVDAKTGVPYWTHDLLAACWGSAMICDGKVYIGDEEGKIAIFKHSKEYEEPGIVEMGNSIYTTPLVANDKLFIANKTHVFAIGPNEGDGESKKDEK, from the coding sequence ATGAAGAACGACGACCCGAAGCTCGACAAGCTCGAGCCCATGCTCGTCGAGCTCAAGGCGGGCAAGGTCGCCGAAGGCTTGCGCAAGCAGTTCTCCGCGCTCGGCATAGAGCTGCCGGCCGATGTCGCCGTCGCGGCGGGCAAGCGCCCGAGCAGCTTCGTGGCGAAGTATAAAGACGGCGCGCTCGAACGCGTCATTCAAATGCAGATGGAAGGGCCGAAGCTCGGCGTATACAAGGTTCTCAACGTCTCCGACAAAGACGAAGCCGACGTGATCTGGCAGCTCGACATGATGAACGAGCTCGGTGTTTCGCAACACAACATGTGCTCCTGCTCGGTCACCGATGCCGGCGATTTCCTCTTCGTCTGCACGTCGAACGGCGTCGATGAAGGCCACATCAACCTGCCTGCTCCCAACGCTCCGAGCTTCATCGCGCTCGACAAGAAGACCGGCAAGCTCCTCTGGAAAGACAGTTCGCCGGGACTCAACATCTTGCACGGCCAATGGTCGAGCCCGGCCTATGCCGTGATCGACGGCACGCCGCAGATCATCTTCGCCGGCGGCGACGGTTGGCTCTACAGCTTTAAGGGAGACGCCGGAAAAGACGGCAAACCGGAGTTGCTCTGGTCGTTCGACGCCAACCCCAAGACCTCGAAATACATCCTCGGCGGACGAGGCACGCGCAACGAGATCATCGCCACACCCGTCATCTACAACGACTTGGTCTATCTCGCGGTCGGCCAAGATCCCGAGCACGGCGAAGGGATCGGCCATCTCTGGTGCATCGATCCGAAGAAGCGCGGCGACATCAGCGGCGAGCTCGCCTTCAGCTTGAAGGATCCCAAGACCCCGATCCCGCATCGCCGCTTGCAAGCGGTCGACGAAGCGGCCGGCGAAGTCGCTCGCCCGAACCCCAACTCGGGCGTCGTTTGGCACTACAGCCAGTTCGACAAAGACGGCAACAAGAAGGTCGCCTGGGAAGAAGAAATGCACCGCACCTGCGGCACCGTCGTCATCAAAGACGATCTGCTCTACATCGCCGACTTCAGCGGCTTGTTCCACTGCGTCGACGCGAAGACGGGCGTTCCTTATTGGACCCACGACTTGCTCGCCGCGTGCTGGGGTTCGGCGATGATCTGCGACGGCAAGGTTTACATCGGCGACGAGGAAGGGAAGATCGCGATCTTCAAGCACTCGAAGGAATACGAAGAGCCGGGCATCGTCGAGATGGGCAACTCCATCTACACCACGCCGCTCGTCGCCAACGACAAGCTCTTCATCGCCAACAAGACCCACGTCTTCGCCATCGGCCCGAACGAAGGGGACGGCGAGTCGAAGAAAGACGAGAAGTAA
- a CDS encoding sigma-70 family RNA polymerase sigma factor, translated as MTDAASVSGITSQSLLARVRRHAPEAWERLSAIYGPLVYQWGRRCGLPAEDAADIVQEVFGVLARRIDDYRGAGKFRAWLWTITRNKVRDHLRRSQAQALAVGGSTAYQSLQQLSDDAPEPWSAEERSATKHSVAQQAGAEQGLAEKGITTRTLELVRAEFEPTTWQAFWIATVEKRTAAEIAASLGITKHAVHQAKYRVLRRLREEFDGLA; from the coding sequence GTGACCGACGCAGCTTCCGTTTCCGGCATCACTTCTCAGAGTTTGCTCGCGCGCGTGCGTCGGCATGCGCCGGAAGCTTGGGAACGCTTGTCGGCAATTTATGGACCCTTGGTCTATCAATGGGGACGCCGGTGCGGCCTGCCGGCGGAAGACGCCGCGGATATCGTGCAAGAAGTGTTCGGAGTTCTCGCGCGCAGAATCGACGACTATCGGGGCGCGGGAAAATTTCGCGCCTGGCTCTGGACCATCACGCGCAACAAAGTCCGCGATCATCTTCGCCGCTCACAGGCGCAAGCCCTCGCCGTCGGCGGATCGACCGCTTATCAAAGCCTGCAACAACTCTCCGACGATGCGCCCGAGCCGTGGTCGGCGGAAGAGCGGAGCGCAACGAAGCATTCCGTTGCGCAGCAGGCCGGCGCGGAGCAAGGCCTGGCGGAAAAAGGAATCACGACGCGGACCTTGGAACTGGTGCGCGCCGAGTTCGAGCCGACCACTTGGCAAGCGTTCTGGATCGCGACCGTCGAAAAAAGAACGGCCGCCGAAATCGCCGCCTCGCTCGGCATCACGAAGCACGCCGTTCACCAAGCCAAGTACCGCGTTCTGCGACGCTTGCGCGAAGAGTTCGACGGGCTCGCGTAA